A portion of the Sphaerochaeta pleomorpha str. Grapes genome contains these proteins:
- a CDS encoding ABC transporter permease translates to MRSSANKVSNLMEHQKWFLDPKWIIIGLIVSFLLIFQVFPLLYLVFRAFFSTGKFSLEAFKRVYTYPLNWEALTNTLITASLSMVFGVLIAFPLAWLVGRTNLYGKKFFRTLFVATYMVPPYVGAMAWMRLLNPNVGTLNVFLQKIFNLSSAPFDIYTIGGLVWVLTGFYYPYAFITISRAMEKMDPSLEEASRISGANPLTTLRTITLPMMLPSIVAAALLVFVAAASSYGIPSIIGLPGQIHTVTTRIIDFVYIGSQEGLTDATTLAVFLMVIANIVLYISTFTIGKKQYITVSGKSTRPNIVDLGKWRIPITAVVVIFALIVVIIPFISVALSSITVNLGEPLSKANMTFRYWERIVTRKSILSSARNSLVSAVLAATFGMIISGMMAYLLVRTKVKGRKIPDFMITVGSGTPSVVIALSLIMTMSGKFKINIYNTLTIMVIAYMIKYMMMGMRTVVSALTQISPSLEEASQISGASWLKSLKNVTLPLIAPALVAGWFLIFMPCFYELTMSTLLYSANTKTLGYELFTYQTYHNQQTASALATAILVVVFFINWLLNKLTDGEFSI, encoded by the coding sequence ATGCGTTCTTCTGCAAATAAGGTTTCCAATCTCATGGAACATCAAAAATGGTTCCTTGACCCCAAATGGATAATCATAGGTCTCATCGTATCTTTTCTCTTGATATTCCAGGTCTTTCCCCTTCTCTATCTGGTTTTCAGGGCTTTCTTTTCAACCGGAAAATTCTCGCTTGAGGCCTTCAAGCGTGTATATACCTACCCTTTAAACTGGGAAGCCCTTACCAACACCTTGATAACGGCATCCCTTTCCATGGTATTCGGGGTTTTGATAGCCTTTCCCCTTGCCTGGCTGGTCGGCAGGACAAACCTCTATGGAAAGAAATTTTTCAGAACCCTTTTTGTCGCAACCTACATGGTTCCCCCCTATGTCGGTGCTATGGCTTGGATGCGGCTTCTCAACCCAAACGTAGGGACACTGAATGTATTTCTCCAGAAGATTTTCAACTTGTCCTCTGCCCCTTTCGACATCTACACCATCGGGGGACTGGTCTGGGTTCTTACCGGGTTCTACTACCCCTACGCCTTCATCACCATAAGCAGGGCAATGGAAAAAATGGACCCTTCGCTTGAAGAAGCCTCTCGGATTTCAGGAGCGAACCCCCTGACTACACTGAGGACCATTACCCTTCCCATGATGCTCCCTTCAATCGTAGCGGCAGCCTTGCTTGTCTTCGTTGCGGCAGCCTCTTCCTATGGGATTCCCTCTATTATCGGGCTACCGGGCCAGATCCATACGGTAACGACTAGGATAATCGACTTCGTATATATAGGAAGCCAGGAAGGCCTTACCGACGCTACCACATTGGCAGTCTTTTTGATGGTGATAGCCAACATTGTGTTGTATATCTCTACGTTTACCATTGGCAAGAAACAATACATCACGGTTTCGGGTAAATCGACAAGACCCAACATAGTCGATCTTGGCAAATGGAGGATACCGATTACCGCTGTGGTTGTCATATTTGCCCTCATCGTGGTTATCATCCCCTTTATTTCCGTGGCACTCTCAAGTATCACCGTCAATCTGGGGGAGCCGCTTTCAAAGGCAAACATGACCTTCCGGTACTGGGAGAGGATTGTCACCCGCAAATCCATCCTTAGCTCTGCAAGGAACAGTCTTGTCTCTGCTGTACTGGCTGCGACGTTCGGCATGATTATCTCGGGTATGATGGCCTATCTTCTTGTCAGGACAAAAGTAAAAGGAAGAAAGATTCCTGACTTCATGATCACGGTAGGAAGCGGAACCCCGAGCGTAGTCATTGCCCTTTCGCTTATCATGACCATGTCGGGAAAGTTCAAGATCAACATCTACAATACGCTCACCATCATGGTAATCGCCTATATGATCAAATACATGATGATGGGTATGCGGACGGTAGTGAGTGCACTTACCCAGATAAGCCCTTCACTTGAGGAAGCGTCACAGATTTCGGGGGCTTCTTGGCTGAAAAGCCTGAAAAACGTTACGCTTCCACTCATCGCCCCGGCTCTGGTTGCAGGCTGGTTCCTTATCTTCATGCCCTGCTTCTATGAATTGACTATGTCAACCTTGCTCTACTCTGCCAATACGAAAACCCTTGGCTATGAACTGTTTACCTACCAGACGTACCACAACCAGCAGACTGCCTCGGCTTTGGCAACCGCAATCCTTGTTGTCGTATTCTTTATCAACTGGTTGCTGAACAAGTTGACCGATGGTGAATTCTCAATTTAA
- a CDS encoding ABC transporter ATP-binding protein produces the protein MSRIVIKDVKKAFDDVVVLNDFNAVFEDGEFITLLGPSGCGKTTMLRMIAGFEKPTKGEIYIGETEVSSSKTFVPPEKRDIGMVFQSYAVWPHMTVFDNVAYPLKMKKMDRASIKEDVESVLEIVHLSQYSERVPSQLSGGQQQRVALARALVAKPQLLLLDEPLSNLDAKLRDSMRFEIKEIQKKLKITVVYVTHDQMEAMTMSDRVIVINHGDIQQIGAPPEIYRYPANQFVADFVGKINFIRAKSENGQVTFKDSKQSLDYSGPVTGDVVVGIRPENLRFISRNGDFLGTIVSKFYLGDVNDCRVDIGGEQLRVIAEPKSFDTYNEGDKIQLRVDEFSVFPDSGDKDLTKILT, from the coding sequence ATGTCCAGAATTGTTATAAAAGATGTAAAGAAAGCGTTTGACGACGTGGTGGTCCTCAATGATTTCAATGCCGTTTTCGAGGATGGGGAATTCATTACCCTCCTCGGCCCCTCCGGTTGCGGAAAAACCACTATGCTCAGGATGATAGCGGGTTTCGAGAAACCCACCAAAGGGGAGATATATATCGGGGAAACGGAGGTAAGTTCCTCCAAAACGTTTGTCCCACCGGAAAAACGTGATATAGGTATGGTATTCCAGTCCTATGCCGTCTGGCCCCATATGACGGTATTCGACAATGTCGCCTATCCCTTGAAAATGAAGAAAATGGACCGTGCATCCATCAAGGAAGACGTAGAAAGCGTATTGGAAATCGTACACCTTTCCCAGTATAGCGAGCGTGTTCCCAGTCAGCTTTCGGGCGGACAGCAACAACGTGTCGCCCTTGCAAGGGCACTGGTGGCAAAACCACAGCTTCTATTGCTCGACGAGCCGCTTTCAAACCTTGATGCAAAGCTGAGGGACAGCATGCGTTTCGAAATCAAGGAAATTCAGAAGAAACTAAAGATTACCGTAGTATATGTCACCCATGACCAGATGGAGGCCATGACTATGAGCGACCGGGTCATCGTCATAAACCATGGCGATATCCAACAAATAGGGGCTCCCCCGGAGATTTACCGGTACCCAGCAAACCAGTTTGTCGCTGATTTCGTGGGAAAAATAAATTTCATCAGAGCAAAGAGTGAAAATGGCCAGGTAACCTTCAAGGATTCAAAGCAATCCCTGGACTATAGCGGACCTGTAACAGGGGATGTCGTGGTGGGTATAAGACCGGAAAACCTCAGGTTTATCAGCCGCAATGGTGATTTCCTGGGTACTATCGTCAGTAAATTCTACTTAGGTGATGTCAATGACTGCCGGGTGGATATCGGAGGAGAACAGCTACGGGTCATTGCCGAGCCAAAATCATTCGATACCTATAACGAAGGGGACAAGATACAACTCAGGGTAGATGAGTTCTCGGTCTTCCCCGATAGCGGAGACAAAGACCTGACCAAAATTTTGACATAA
- a CDS encoding asparaginase domain-containing protein, producing the protein MAQELRIITTGGTFDKQYDAIKGELTFRESQLPRILQQARCTLTVQLEGPLAIDSLYMTEEQRHEVAASCLSSNEDRIVVIHGTDTMCKTAAVVAEAMGKENTHVIVFTGAMIPYSLENSDAVFNLGCAITAVQTLKAGVYICMSGRIFPWDNCIKNKDKGIFEYL; encoded by the coding sequence ATGGCACAAGAATTACGTATCATTACCACCGGGGGAACCTTTGATAAACAATATGACGCTATAAAAGGAGAATTGACTTTTCGAGAATCCCAGCTTCCCCGTATTCTTCAACAGGCTAGGTGTACACTCACCGTACAGCTTGAAGGCCCCCTTGCGATTGACAGCCTGTATATGACCGAGGAACAACGCCATGAAGTTGCCGCTTCCTGCCTCTCTAGCAACGAGGACAGAATCGTCGTCATCCATGGCACCGACACCATGTGCAAGACGGCAGCAGTCGTTGCAGAGGCTATGGGGAAAGAGAATACCCATGTTATCGTTTTCACCGGGGCCATGATACCCTACTCGTTGGAAAACTCCGATGCGGTCTTCAACCTTGGCTGTGCCATCACAGCGGTACAGACCTTGAAAGCCGGGGTCTATATCTGCATGAGCGGAAGGATTTTCCCTTGGGACAATTGTATCAAGAACAAGGATAAAGGAATCTTCGAGTATCTATAG
- the garR gene encoding 2-hydroxy-3-oxopropionate reductase produces MMIGFIGLGIMGKPMAKNLLKAGYSLTVNDLNKDAVAEVVSCGAVSAPSAKEVAAVSDIVLTMLPNSPHVKQVVLGEGGVIESMKEGTILVDMSSISPIVSQEVSAALAKKGIVMFDAPVSGGEPKAVDGTLAIMVGGPEASFAKVEDILKVMGGSVTLVGEIGSGNITKLANQIMVAANIAGMSEALVLATKANVDPEKVYRAIRGGLAGSTVLDAKAPLVLHGNFKPGFRIDLHIKDLQNALDTASSLETPAPISKTVIDMMKTLSAEGKGSDDHGGLIQWYEKEAKIEVRS; encoded by the coding sequence ATGATGATTGGATTTATCGGTCTTGGAATTATGGGAAAGCCAATGGCAAAGAATTTGCTGAAGGCTGGTTACTCCCTTACCGTAAACGATTTGAACAAAGATGCTGTTGCCGAGGTAGTCTCCTGTGGTGCTGTCTCTGCCCCTTCTGCCAAGGAAGTGGCAGCTGTAAGTGACATCGTATTGACCATGCTTCCCAACTCACCCCATGTGAAACAGGTGGTACTTGGAGAGGGCGGGGTTATTGAGAGCATGAAAGAGGGAACAATCCTTGTGGATATGAGTTCCATTTCCCCCATTGTCAGCCAGGAAGTCTCTGCAGCGCTTGCAAAGAAGGGCATTGTCATGTTCGACGCCCCCGTAAGCGGAGGGGAGCCCAAGGCAGTTGATGGAACACTGGCCATTATGGTCGGAGGCCCTGAAGCTTCCTTTGCAAAAGTCGAGGATATTCTCAAGGTCATGGGTGGTAGCGTTACGTTAGTCGGTGAAATCGGAAGCGGAAACATCACCAAGCTTGCCAACCAGATTATGGTTGCAGCCAACATTGCCGGCATGAGCGAGGCCCTGGTGCTTGCAACCAAGGCAAATGTCGACCCGGAGAAAGTCTATAGGGCGATCAGGGGTGGGCTTGCAGGAAGTACAGTACTCGATGCCAAGGCTCCCTTGGTGTTGCATGGCAATTTCAAGCCTGGTTTCCGCATCGATTTGCATATTAAAGATTTGCAGAATGCCCTCGATACTGCCTCAAGTCTGGAAACTCCTGCCCCGATCAGCAAGACGGTCATCGATATGATGAAGACGCTCTCAGCTGAAGGAAAAGGGAGTGACGACCATGGCGGGTTGATCCAGTGGTATGAGAAAGAAGCAAAGATCGAAGTTCGTTCATAG
- a CDS encoding transketolase family protein, producing the protein MRTSDSLRKTYGETLVELGKENKAIVLLEADLGNSTMSSLYGAAYPERYFQMGIAEQNMASVAAGLSLTGKIPFINSFAVFATGRAYDQIRSSVAIANLNVKICGSSAGLSDYGDGKTHQSIDDIALMQVLPHMTVLSPADAVETEQMVKAMVEAKGPMYLRVNRNDLPLVTDANQEYHIGKMTQLLDGTDVTVFATGVMVLQSLKAADILKQEGISIRVVNVSTIKPLDTEALKAYCAGMKGVVTAEEHSIFGGLGSVVCAALSTEKLPIEILGINDSFGTSAENYDILLKHYGLEPEDVAKKVRSVLNNQ; encoded by the coding sequence ATGAGGACTTCTGATAGTTTGAGAAAAACCTATGGGGAAACCCTGGTAGAGTTGGGAAAAGAAAACAAGGCAATTGTGCTGCTTGAAGCAGACCTTGGGAATTCGACCATGTCCAGCCTGTATGGAGCCGCTTATCCTGAACGCTATTTCCAGATGGGTATTGCCGAGCAGAATATGGCTTCCGTGGCTGCCGGGCTTTCTTTGACAGGAAAAATTCCGTTCATCAATTCCTTTGCGGTGTTTGCAACCGGACGTGCCTATGACCAGATCAGGTCATCGGTAGCGATTGCTAATCTGAATGTGAAAATTTGTGGTTCCAGTGCCGGTCTTTCTGACTATGGTGATGGAAAAACCCACCAGAGTATCGACGATATTGCCCTTATGCAGGTTCTTCCCCATATGACGGTCCTCTCGCCTGCCGATGCAGTAGAGACTGAGCAGATGGTCAAGGCTATGGTCGAAGCGAAGGGACCTATGTATCTGAGGGTCAACCGCAACGATCTTCCCCTTGTTACCGACGCGAACCAGGAATATCATATTGGTAAGATGACACAGTTACTCGATGGGACTGATGTCACTGTCTTTGCAACCGGGGTCATGGTTTTGCAATCTCTCAAGGCTGCAGATATCCTTAAGCAGGAAGGTATTTCCATTCGGGTTGTCAACGTGAGCACAATCAAACCTTTGGATACTGAGGCACTGAAAGCCTATTGTGCGGGAATGAAGGGTGTGGTAACGGCAGAGGAGCATAGTATATTCGGTGGCTTGGGGAGTGTTGTCTGTGCTGCTCTCTCAACTGAGAAACTTCCTATTGAGATCTTGGGGATTAACGATTCATTCGGAACTTCTGCTGAGAATTATGACATTCTGTTGAAGCATTATGGTTTGGAACCTGAAGACGTTGCAAAGAAAGTCCGTTCGGTTTTGAATAACCAGTAA
- a CDS encoding transketolase, producing the protein MDYSQEQINELKMKAIKVRANILEMIPPGKVGHLGGSSSIADVMAALYFSAMHINPSDVKDPSRDRVIMSKGHAVLVQYACLVELGFFGREELAKVKTFNGMLQGHPDMDRTPGIEAVTGSLGQGLSVSLGMALGLKLDHNDARVYAICGDGELAEGQIWEAVMAAHGFAANNLTAIVDFNGVQATDTTKKIFPIENLNEKWKAFGWNVLEIDGHDMVQILGAIDAAKAYTEGPTVILAHTVKGKCFPFAEGKAKYHNASMTEEEYKTAWECIDRMKREI; encoded by the coding sequence ATGGATTATTCCCAAGAACAGATTAATGAATTGAAGATGAAAGCGATTAAGGTCCGGGCCAATATCCTTGAGATGATTCCGCCTGGAAAGGTTGGCCATCTTGGTGGAAGCAGTTCTATTGCCGATGTAATGGCCGCATTGTATTTTTCTGCAATGCACATCAACCCGAGCGATGTTAAAGATCCGTCGAGAGACCGGGTTATCATGAGCAAAGGGCATGCAGTGCTTGTACAATATGCCTGTCTTGTAGAACTTGGGTTTTTCGGTCGCGAAGAGCTTGCCAAGGTAAAGACGTTCAATGGTATGTTGCAGGGGCATCCGGACATGGATAGAACCCCTGGTATCGAAGCGGTTACAGGATCTCTCGGCCAAGGGTTGTCAGTATCTTTGGGTATGGCCCTGGGTTTGAAACTCGACCACAACGATGCCCGTGTATATGCTATCTGTGGTGATGGGGAGCTGGCGGAAGGCCAGATCTGGGAAGCCGTGATGGCTGCCCATGGTTTTGCTGCCAACAATCTTACCGCCATTGTCGATTTCAATGGTGTGCAGGCCACCGATACTACCAAAAAGATTTTCCCGATCGAGAATCTTAATGAGAAGTGGAAGGCATTTGGTTGGAATGTGCTTGAGATTGACGGACACGATATGGTCCAGATCCTTGGCGCAATCGACGCTGCAAAGGCCTATACCGAAGGTCCCACCGTTATTCTGGCCCATACTGTCAAAGGCAAGTGTTTCCCCTTTGCCGAGGGAAAAGCAAAATACCACAATGCGTCGATGACTGAGGAAGAATATAAGACGGCATGGGAATGCATTGACCGCATGAAGAGGGAGATTTAG